The candidate division WOR-3 bacterium genome has a window encoding:
- a CDS encoding transketolase: protein MPIVDSKSNAVRKSYSVAELIQAANTMRGYNLIALCAAGSGHSGGTLSIMDVTAALYLHVARHDPENPYWEDRDRIIWSTGHKAPALYLGLAMAGYFPVEDVVRLRKLYAPYQGHPHWLKLPGVEISSGSLGQGLSVAVGICLAARLDKKDYRVYCITGDGEHQEGQIWEAIMEAGAYKLDNLCCILDKNRLQIDGWVKDVMPIDPIAEKYRSFGWNVIEIDGHNMHQILAAFDKAAKHKGQPTVIICHTTKGKGISFMENVAGWHGKAPNKTEMVKGLEELGLHYRIDYEKLLQKAAEYQAEATAKLMAKVPKFSRDYFWNQQQKMKVEMKATRFGFGEALEALGDDKRVCCIGADISGSITISKFYEKYPERMERWISVGIAEQSGTNVAAGLAKEGKLPVFGTYGVFAAGRNLDQLRTTVCYGNFNVLIAGAHGGVSVGPDGATHQALEDLFQICGLPNMHVSVPADALETRRATEHLLLNIQGPKYIRFAREATPVVTTPDTPFVWGMPNVYRYRGEKDKFLEAFEVKTLDSYENEGEHLTIVACGPMVPEALRAAWMLKEEFGIETRVINLHTLKSPSTHPNETIPNQRFLIQAALETGVVLTAEEHQIGGLAHRVSYVLHTAPELYGHPLAFGSIGVKDRFGESGQPWELMWEFEVSAEHIAAKAKELYDMAKGKAGGGKVSTPSPKRKAPSRRKPGGKK from the coding sequence ATGCCGATAGTTGACTCAAAGAGTAATGCGGTGCGGAAGAGTTACTCAGTAGCGGAGTTGATTCAGGCAGCGAATACAATGCGCGGTTATAACCTTATTGCGCTTTGTGCTGCGGGTTCGGGTCATTCGGGCGGGACGCTTTCTATTATGGATGTGACTGCGGCACTGTACCTTCATGTTGCCCGGCACGACCCGGAAAATCCTTACTGGGAAGACCGGGACCGTATTATCTGGTCGACCGGGCATAAGGCGCCGGCGCTTTACTTGGGACTGGCAATGGCGGGCTATTTTCCAGTTGAGGATGTGGTGCGGTTGAGGAAGCTGTACGCTCCTTATCAGGGCCATCCGCACTGGCTCAAACTGCCCGGGGTTGAGATTTCTTCTGGTTCGCTGGGTCAGGGGCTTTCGGTGGCGGTGGGGATTTGTCTTGCTGCCCGGTTGGATAAGAAGGATTATCGGGTTTACTGTATCACCGGTGATGGTGAGCATCAGGAGGGACAGATTTGGGAAGCGATAATGGAAGCCGGTGCCTATAAACTGGATAACCTTTGTTGTATTCTGGATAAGAATCGGCTGCAGATTGACGGTTGGGTTAAGGATGTAATGCCGATCGACCCAATTGCTGAAAAGTACCGGTCGTTTGGTTGGAATGTGATTGAGATCGATGGCCACAATATGCACCAGATTCTGGCGGCATTTGATAAAGCGGCAAAGCACAAAGGGCAGCCGACGGTGATTATCTGCCACACGACCAAGGGTAAAGGTATTTCGTTTATGGAGAATGTCGCCGGCTGGCATGGAAAGGCACCGAACAAGACGGAGATGGTTAAGGGATTGGAAGAGCTTGGTCTTCATTACCGGATTGATTACGAGAAACTGCTGCAAAAGGCCGCGGAATATCAGGCTGAGGCGACTGCCAAGTTGATGGCAAAGGTGCCCAAGTTTTCCCGGGACTACTTCTGGAATCAGCAGCAGAAAATGAAGGTAGAAATGAAGGCAACGCGTTTCGGGTTTGGCGAGGCGCTGGAAGCACTGGGTGACGACAAAAGGGTATGTTGTATTGGCGCGGACATCTCGGGGTCAATCACTATTTCAAAGTTTTATGAGAAGTATCCAGAGCGAATGGAGCGGTGGATTTCGGTTGGAATTGCCGAGCAGTCGGGCACGAATGTGGCGGCAGGGCTGGCAAAGGAGGGGAAACTGCCGGTTTTCGGGACATATGGCGTTTTTGCTGCGGGGCGAAATCTGGACCAGTTGCGTACGACCGTTTGCTACGGTAATTTCAATGTTTTGATTGCCGGCGCACACGGTGGGGTTTCGGTTGGTCCTGATGGCGCGACACATCAGGCACTGGAAGATTTGTTCCAGATATGCGGTTTACCCAATATGCATGTGTCAGTACCGGCAGATGCGCTTGAGACCAGAAGGGCAACCGAACATTTGCTTTTAAATATTCAGGGACCGAAGTATATACGGTTTGCACGCGAGGCAACACCGGTCGTGACCACACCGGATACGCCTTTTGTCTGGGGAATGCCCAATGTTTACCGGTACCGGGGGGAAAAGGACAAGTTTCTTGAGGCGTTTGAGGTCAAGACTTTGGACAGTTACGAAAACGAAGGCGAGCATTTGACGATTGTGGCGTGCGGACCAATGGTACCGGAGGCGTTGCGGGCGGCGTGGATGTTAAAAGAGGAGTTTGGAATTGAAACCCGGGTTATCAATTTACACACCTTAAAGTCGCCCAGCACCCATCCGAATGAGACGATTCCCAATCAAAGGTTTTTGATTCAGGCGGCACTGGAGACCGGTGTGGTTTTGACCGCAGAGGAGCATCAGATTGGTGGTCTGGCGCACCGGGTTTCTTATGTCCTGCACACCGCTCCGGAACTCTACGGTCATCCACTGGCGTTCGGGTCGATTGGTGTTAAAGACCGGTTTGGAGAGTCGGGCCAGCCTTGGGAGTTGATGTGGGAGTTTGAGGTTTCGGCTGAGCACATCGCCGCCAAGGCAAAGGAGTTGTATGATATGGCGAAAGGGAAGGCTGGTGGCGGCAAGGTTTCTACCCCAAGCCCAAAGCGGAAGGCACCGAGTAGACGGAAGCCCGGGGGTAAGAAATGA
- the fsa gene encoding fructose-6-phosphate aldolase, with translation MKIFIDSADIKEIKDVASWGILDGVTTNPTLVKKTGKPFRECVEEILEVVDGPVSVEAISPDADGMVKEAEEWAKLDPKKVTVKIPMGIEGLKAVYRLTRKGIMTNVTLIFSPNQALLACRAGATFVSPFVGRLDDISHEGMELVRDIAAMIDYYDFSTQVIAASIRHPLHVVESMRAGAHIATVPYDVLLKMVRHPLTDAGIKKFYEDYQGIPKG, from the coding sequence ATGAAGATATTTATTGATTCCGCAGATATCAAGGAGATTAAGGATGTTGCCAGCTGGGGCATCCTTGATGGAGTAACAACCAATCCAACACTGGTGAAAAAGACCGGTAAGCCTTTTAGGGAATGTGTGGAAGAGATTCTGGAGGTCGTGGATGGGCCGGTGTCGGTTGAGGCGATATCACCAGATGCGGATGGTATGGTAAAGGAGGCGGAAGAGTGGGCAAAGTTAGACCCGAAGAAGGTTACGGTGAAAATTCCTATGGGAATCGAAGGTTTAAAGGCGGTTTACCGGTTAACGCGTAAAGGTATAATGACAAATGTCACTTTGATATTTTCACCGAATCAGGCGCTTTTAGCGTGCCGCGCTGGGGCAACTTTTGTTTCGCCGTTTGTAGGACGACTGGACGACATCTCGCACGAAGGGATGGAACTGGTTCGGGATATTGCAGCAATGATTGATTATTACGACTTTTCGACCCAGGTGATTGCCGCAAGTATCAGGCATCCTTTGCATGTTGTTGAGTCGATGCGGGCAGGCGCGCATATAGCAACGGTTCCTTATGATGTGCTTTTGAAGATGGTTCGGCACCCTTTGACTGATGCCGGGATTAAAAAGTTCTACGAGGATTATCAGGGGATACCAAAAGGTTAG
- a CDS encoding CvpA family protein: MAVDVIIVLFVLGFMISGYYSGLIRRFCSLLFPSLGLVIGLRNQTVVSPVFDRFLHNYPASVFLAFVILIAATGLGLRFVRRALLKLLDWSRLEYLDTFLGGIFGLTKGLAVVWFGLSFTLVLFPPSVRVLSRSSAAVRVLALADKVLNTPSLLSCGVERLMSRAAEQVGEVRSVVQAGNSLNLLRNGAGITR; encoded by the coding sequence ATGGCGGTGGATGTGATTATTGTTCTATTTGTCCTTGGTTTTATGATTAGTGGTTACTATTCAGGCCTGATAAGGAGGTTCTGCTCGTTACTTTTCCCTTCGCTTGGGCTTGTCATAGGGCTGAGAAATCAAACGGTCGTCTCCCCCGTGTTCGACCGATTTCTGCACAACTATCCCGCATCCGTTTTTTTAGCCTTCGTTATTCTTATTGCTGCCACCGGACTGGGTCTTCGTTTTGTCCGACGGGCGCTTTTAAAACTGCTGGACTGGAGCCGCCTTGAGTATCTCGACACCTTCCTTGGTGGTATTTTCGGATTGACAAAGGGCCTAGCGGTGGTATGGTTCGGTCTTTCTTTTACCCTCGTTTTGTTTCCGCCCAGTGTGCGCGTGCTCAGCCGTTCCAGTGCCGCGGTGCGTGTTCTGGCGCTGGCGGATAAAGTTCTCAACACGCCGTCACTGTTAAGTTGCGGGGTGGAAAGGTTAATGAGCAGGGCAGCGGAGCAGGTTGGGGAAGTACGCTCAGTAGTACAAGCGGGCAACTCTCTCAACCTGCTCCGCAACGGTGCCGGCATTACCAGGTAA
- a CDS encoding DNA-binding protein, with translation MKWIKNSRFYQLRLLQGEEILTTLVEFVRRIKIKSGVIIGLGAGYDFELGYYNISKKSYRRRQLKGEFEIVSLLGNVAWDGKQPVCHCHIVLSDRQMATYGGHLFAGRVGATCEISIFPGDKKLSRQLEPETGLKLLSF, from the coding sequence ATGAAATGGATTAAAAATAGCCGGTTCTATCAGTTAAGACTTTTGCAAGGAGAAGAGATATTGACGACTCTTGTGGAGTTTGTCCGGCGGATTAAAATTAAATCCGGGGTTATCATTGGACTCGGTGCTGGTTACGACTTTGAACTGGGTTACTATAATATCAGTAAAAAGAGTTACCGCCGGCGTCAGCTAAAAGGCGAGTTTGAGATAGTATCCCTTCTGGGTAATGTCGCCTGGGATGGGAAACAGCCGGTTTGTCACTGCCATATCGTTCTCAGCGATAGACAGATGGCAACCTATGGGGGCCATCTATTTGCCGGTCGGGTAGGTGCTACCTGCGAGATCTCCATCTTTCCGGGTGATAAGAAACTTAGCCGACAACTAGAACCGGAGACCGGCTTAAAACTCTTGTCATTTTGA
- the topA gene encoding type I DNA topoisomerase: protein MSKKDLLIVESPTKAHTISRLLKGRVKVLSSRGHIADLPKSRLGVDIENGFEPEYIKIRGKAPVINELKTAAKQAKTVYLGCDPDREGEAIAYSVAQEIKNGANIKRVLFYEITPRGIEAGFNSPGEIDLRKVDAHRARRVLDRLVGYLVSPLLWRTVRAGKSAGRVQTVALRILVEREREIASFKPEEFWVVRAIFARASGERFECQLIKMRNQAFRLKDRSEVEGVRHGCQETRFTVSVVKQRERHKRPLPPFVTATLLKEAGQLFKFSSARTMRIAQKLFEGVDLKEETVGLITYPRTDSFRVADDVVTAVRNLISQTYGERFLPDKPRHYPDRKGTQGAHEAIRPTRLDLTPERVKPYLTPDEFKVYELIFRRFVASQMADALYNLTEVLVEGGDYTFRTEAVRRVFEGFERIYGEPDKENSLPELQEGEPVEMKEFIPEQKFTQPPPRYTEASLIKRLEVNGIGRPSTYATIVPTLVERGYVEKKQGKLVPTELGSVVNDILIPRFANIFEIGFTREMEKELDGVEEGELNWREVVARFYQPFKEDLDRAEAEAGEIKDGLTRELNENCPKCGAVMVERWGRFGKFISCSKYPECDYVKKGEEKPLADICPKCGKPLVERQSRFGKFIACSGYPKCDFIKRPPKEAPKILAESCPKCGKPLVERQGRFGKFIACSGYPQCRFVKKTKKSKKKEGKDEMD, encoded by the coding sequence ATGAGCAAAAAAGATTTACTTATTGTCGAGTCTCCAACTAAAGCCCATACGATTAGCAGGTTGCTGAAGGGCAGGGTAAAGGTTCTTTCCTCCCGGGGGCATATCGCGGATTTGCCAAAGTCCCGACTCGGGGTTGATATCGAAAATGGATTTGAACCAGAGTATATTAAAATAAGAGGGAAGGCTCCGGTCATCAACGAGTTAAAAACGGCGGCAAAACAGGCAAAGACAGTTTACCTGGGTTGTGACCCGGACCGAGAAGGCGAGGCGATTGCCTATTCGGTTGCACAGGAGATAAAGAATGGGGCGAATATAAAACGGGTTTTGTTTTATGAGATTACGCCCCGGGGTATTGAGGCTGGTTTTAATTCACCGGGCGAGATTGACTTGCGGAAGGTTGATGCCCATAGAGCACGTCGGGTGCTGGATCGGCTTGTAGGTTATCTTGTTTCACCATTGCTGTGGCGAACTGTGCGAGCAGGGAAGTCGGCGGGTCGGGTGCAAACCGTTGCTCTTCGGATTCTGGTGGAGCGGGAAAGAGAGATTGCAAGTTTTAAACCGGAGGAGTTCTGGGTTGTTCGGGCGATTTTTGCCCGGGCGAGCGGGGAGCGTTTTGAGTGTCAGTTGATAAAAATGAGGAATCAGGCTTTCCGGTTGAAGGACCGGTCTGAAGTTGAGGGGGTGCGGCACGGGTGTCAGGAAACACGGTTCACGGTGAGCGTTGTTAAGCAGCGGGAACGGCATAAGAGACCACTACCGCCTTTCGTGACTGCGACACTTTTAAAGGAGGCGGGACAGTTGTTTAAGTTCAGTTCAGCGCGGACGATGCGTATCGCCCAGAAGCTGTTTGAAGGGGTAGATTTGAAGGAGGAAACAGTTGGGTTAATTACATATCCCCGCACCGATTCATTCCGAGTAGCGGACGATGTGGTAACTGCTGTGCGTAATTTAATTTCACAAACATACGGGGAGCGGTTTCTTCCTGATAAGCCGCGGCATTATCCGGACCGCAAGGGTACCCAGGGTGCACATGAAGCGATAAGGCCGACCCGTCTTGATTTGACCCCAGAGCGGGTTAAACCGTATCTAACCCCTGATGAGTTTAAGGTTTACGAATTGATTTTCCGCCGATTTGTTGCCAGCCAAATGGCGGATGCGCTGTACAATTTGACCGAGGTTTTAGTAGAAGGGGGTGATTACACCTTCAGGACTGAGGCGGTGAGACGGGTTTTTGAGGGTTTTGAGCGAATATACGGCGAACCGGATAAGGAAAATTCATTGCCCGAATTACAGGAGGGCGAACCGGTTGAGATGAAAGAGTTTATCCCGGAGCAGAAGTTCACCCAGCCGCCGCCTCGTTACACTGAAGCAAGTTTGATCAAGCGGTTAGAGGTTAACGGGATTGGCAGACCTTCAACTTATGCGACAATCGTTCCGACTCTGGTTGAGCGTGGGTATGTTGAGAAGAAACAGGGAAAACTGGTCCCAACCGAGTTAGGGTCGGTTGTAAATGACATTTTAATTCCCCGGTTTGCCAACATATTTGAAATCGGATTCACCCGCGAGATGGAAAAGGAACTGGACGGTGTTGAAGAGGGGGAGCTAAATTGGCGTGAGGTTGTGGCGCGTTTTTACCAGCCATTTAAGGAGGACTTGGACCGGGCAGAGGCGGAGGCGGGCGAAATCAAAGATGGTTTGACCCGGGAGCTGAACGAAAATTGCCCGAAGTGTGGAGCGGTGATGGTGGAACGCTGGGGCAGGTTTGGCAAATTCATATCCTGCTCAAAATATCCGGAATGTGACTATGTGAAAAAGGGAGAAGAGAAACCGTTAGCAGACATCTGTCCGAAGTGCGGCAAGCCTTTGGTGGAGCGGCAGAGCCGGTTTGGGAAATTCATCGCCTGTTCAGGGTACCCTAAATGTGACTTTATAAAACGTCCACCTAAAGAGGCGCCTAAAATCCTTGCGGAATCCTGTCCGAAGTGCGGCAAGCCTTTGGTGGAGCGGCAGGGCCGGTTTGGGAAATTCATCGCCTGTTCAGGGTATCCCCAGTGTCGTTTTGTTAAGAAAACGAAAAAGAGCAAGAAAAAAGAGGGGAAAGATGAAATGGATTAA
- the acpS gene encoding holo-ACP synthase: MRNDLPAIFGVGIDLMSVSRIRRAIENFGHRFVERIFTPAEVEFCQKLAHPYPSYAARFAAKEAFSKALGTGLRGAVSWQEIEVCDNERTRPTLKVSGRAKQFLGERRVHLSLTHLDDYAAAVVIIEG, from the coding sequence TTGCGGAACGACCTCCCGGCAATATTCGGTGTCGGCATTGACCTGATGAGTGTAAGCAGAATTCGTCGGGCTATTGAGAACTTTGGGCACCGGTTTGTTGAGCGGATTTTTACGCCCGCAGAGGTTGAGTTCTGTCAGAAACTTGCGCATCCCTACCCTTCTTATGCTGCCCGGTTTGCTGCCAAGGAGGCTTTTTCCAAGGCACTGGGAACCGGATTACGCGGTGCTGTCTCCTGGCAGGAGATAGAGGTTTGTGACAACGAGAGGACCAGGCCTACACTTAAAGTCTCCGGTCGGGCAAAGCAGTTTTTGGGTGAGCGCCGGGTACATTTAAGTTTGACCCACTTAGATGATTATGCGGCGGCGGTGGTTATAATTGAGGGTTGA
- a CDS encoding HAD-IA family hydrolase, giving the protein MVKAVVFDVDNTLVDFDKWKKAAVDAAVMAMIDAGLDLTPEAAKKKIYEIYQEKGIEYQEVFNDFLQEVLGYIDYRILASGIIAYRRAREGALVPYPHVNLALLKLFRLGLKLAVVSDAPRLPVWMRLVSLGVDRFFDVVVTFDDTGKRKPAREPFEKVLELLQVKPAEAIMVGDWAERDIVGAKELGMITVFARYGDSFGTLNSGADYEVNDILELIPIVERLNQKG; this is encoded by the coding sequence ATGGTGAAAGCTGTAGTGTTTGATGTTGACAATACCCTGGTGGACTTCGACAAGTGGAAAAAAGCGGCAGTGGATGCAGCGGTAATGGCGATGATTGACGCCGGGCTGGATTTAACACCGGAAGCGGCGAAGAAGAAGATTTACGAAATCTATCAAGAGAAGGGGATTGAGTATCAAGAGGTTTTTAACGACTTTCTCCAGGAGGTTCTGGGGTATATCGATTATCGGATTCTGGCGAGTGGAATTATCGCTTACCGCCGGGCACGGGAAGGAGCGCTCGTTCCTTACCCCCATGTAAACCTGGCGCTCTTGAAACTTTTTCGCTTGGGGTTGAAGCTGGCGGTGGTTTCGGATGCACCGCGTTTGCCGGTCTGGATGCGCCTGGTCTCACTGGGTGTGGACCGATTTTTTGATGTGGTCGTCACCTTTGATGATACCGGTAAGCGTAAGCCTGCCCGGGAGCCGTTCGAAAAGGTGCTGGAACTTTTGCAGGTCAAGCCAGCCGAGGCAATTATGGTTGGCGACTGGGCGGAGCGGGACATTGTTGGCGCTAAGGAGCTCGGAATGATTACGGTCTTTGCCCGATACGGCGACAGTTTTGGCACTTTAAACTCCGGCGCCGACTATGAGGTTAATGACATCTTAGAGTTGATTCCAATAGTTGAGCGATTGAACCAGAAGGGGTAG
- a CDS encoding HIT domain-containing protein, giving the protein MKKLWAPWRAEYLTNRAPECQGCLFCYLKKLKDDKKGLILYRGKRAFVVMNRYPYNSGHLMVAPLRHIASLENLKSDEGGELLELVKLSLRALRREFKPQGFNIGANLGAVAGAGVTGHLHLHIVPRWQGDTNFMPLFAETKVVSEHLDRTYERLLPRFRRMVGG; this is encoded by the coding sequence GTGAAAAAACTCTGGGCACCGTGGCGCGCGGAGTATCTTACCAATAGGGCACCGGAATGTCAGGGCTGCCTTTTCTGTTATTTAAAAAAGTTGAAGGACGACAAAAAGGGGTTGATTCTTTACCGGGGGAAGCGGGCGTTTGTGGTGATGAACCGGTACCCCTACAACAGCGGTCATTTGATGGTTGCGCCGTTGCGCCACATCGCCAGTTTAGAAAATTTAAAGTCCGATGAAGGTGGCGAGCTTCTTGAACTTGTGAAGTTAAGTTTGAGGGCGTTACGCCGGGAGTTTAAGCCCCAGGGTTTTAATATCGGGGCGAATTTAGGTGCGGTTGCCGGTGCTGGAGTTACCGGCCACCTCCATCTGCACATCGTACCGCGCTGGCAGGGGGACACGAACTTTATGCCCTTATTTGCTGAGACTAAGGTGGTAAGTGAACATTTAGATAGAACTTATGAAAGGCTATTACCGCGGTTCAGACGGATGGTTGGGGGCTAA
- a CDS encoding endonuclease Q family protein has product MRFIADLHIHSRYSRATSQEMDIPAIARAARIKGIKLVATGDFTHPRYFASLSEHLKEGDNGLYLYGDTYFILSTEVNNIYSAGGKLRRIHNLIYCPSLKSAQEINKMLARYGRLEVDGRPTVSISSYDLLARVIEIEPRAFIVPAHIWTPWFSLFGSNSGFDSFEDCFGDLADEVFAVETGLSSDPPMNWRLSALDKKTLISNSDAHSPSRLGREANVFNCELDYDTLRTVLKTKDKSRFLFTIEFFPEEGKYHYDGHRNCGVRMSPAEAMLSGNVCPMCRKPLTVGVLHRVEELADRKPDSCPDDVIPFKHLVPLEEIIAEALELGRDTAGVARRYEELIKALGSEFEILMDVPIDDIKRVDARVGEGVERMRKGDVTVEPGYDGVFGVVQVLPGERRRTIEAGQDVKTDDRQMRLF; this is encoded by the coding sequence ATGCGTTTTATTGCCGATTTGCATATTCACTCGCGCTATTCGAGAGCAACAAGCCAGGAGATGGACATTCCGGCGATTGCCCGGGCGGCGCGAATTAAAGGGATCAAACTGGTTGCTACTGGTGATTTCACTCACCCCCGGTATTTTGCATCGTTAAGCGAACATCTGAAAGAAGGTGATAATGGGTTGTATCTATACGGCGACACATATTTTATCCTTTCCACCGAAGTCAACAACATCTATTCTGCGGGCGGTAAGTTACGGCGCATTCACAACCTGATTTACTGTCCGAGCCTAAAGAGCGCCCAGGAGATTAATAAGATGCTCGCCCGCTACGGCAGGCTGGAGGTTGATGGTAGACCCACGGTTAGCATATCCAGTTATGACCTGCTGGCGAGGGTGATTGAAATTGAACCCCGGGCGTTTATAGTACCGGCACACATCTGGACACCGTGGTTTTCGCTTTTTGGTTCCAACTCCGGATTTGATTCATTTGAGGATTGTTTTGGTGACCTGGCGGATGAGGTGTTTGCGGTTGAGACCGGTCTTTCTTCAGACCCGCCAATGAACTGGCGGTTATCAGCATTAGACAAGAAGACTTTGATTTCGAATTCCGATGCCCATTCACCGAGCCGTTTGGGACGGGAGGCGAATGTTTTCAACTGCGAGTTGGATTACGACACACTGCGTACCGTATTGAAGACCAAAGACAAAAGTCGATTTCTGTTTACGATTGAGTTCTTTCCTGAAGAGGGGAAGTATCATTACGATGGCCATCGTAACTGTGGGGTGCGGATGAGTCCAGCCGAGGCTATGCTTTCAGGTAATGTGTGTCCGATGTGCCGAAAGCCACTTACGGTCGGTGTTTTGCATCGGGTAGAAGAACTGGCAGACCGAAAGCCGGATTCCTGCCCCGATGATGTTATACCGTTTAAGCATCTGGTGCCGTTGGAGGAGATTATCGCTGAGGCGCTGGAGCTGGGGCGTGATACTGCAGGAGTTGCCCGTCGGTACGAAGAACTGATTAAGGCGCTGGGGAGCGAGTTTGAGATTTTGATGGATGTGCCGATTGATGATATCAAGCGGGTTGATGCGAGGGTTGGCGAAGGAGTCGAAAGGATGCGAAAAGGGGATGTAACAGTTGAGCCCGGTTACGATGGGGTTTTCGGTGTAGTGCAGGTTCTTCCCGGAGAACGGCGCCGGACGATTGAAGCGGGGCAAGATGTTAAGACCGATGACAGGCAGATGAGGTTGTTTTAG
- a CDS encoding methyltransferase domain-containing protein yields MVAPFARFARHYDRFMMKFVDYPGWVNYVLKIFRRFKVVPRTILDVACGSGIPTVLLAQKGYRMIGVDRSREMLAVLESKRGNLPIELVCADIRDFKISEPVDAAISLYDSINYLLTEEDLERCFGCVFKSLVGQGIFVFDMNTVYGLSEGWGTRTITRETEEIVSIWQNSYDRQTKVSTLHLTFWEKMGDGTLGERYEEIHEERAYTVEEVRRALRAAGFSETHFYHHGGFLPVGPLTVRMMVVAQK; encoded by the coding sequence ATGGTGGCGCCGTTTGCCCGGTTTGCGCGGCATTACGACCGGTTCATGATGAAGTTCGTGGACTATCCGGGCTGGGTCAACTATGTGTTGAAAATTTTCCGGCGGTTCAAGGTTGTACCGAGGACGATTCTTGATGTTGCTTGCGGCAGCGGTATTCCAACGGTACTTCTGGCGCAAAAGGGTTATCGAATGATTGGCGTAGACCGGTCAAGGGAGATGCTCGCGGTGCTCGAGAGCAAACGGGGAAATTTGCCGATTGAGTTGGTGTGTGCCGATATTAGAGATTTTAAAATTTCAGAACCGGTTGATGCGGCGATTTCGCTTTACGACAGCATCAACTACCTTTTGACCGAAGAGGACCTAGAGCGCTGTTTTGGGTGTGTATTCAAAAGTTTAGTCGGGCAGGGGATATTTGTGTTTGATATGAATACAGTGTATGGGCTTTCCGAGGGTTGGGGAACAAGGACAATTACCCGCGAGACCGAGGAGATTGTCTCTATCTGGCAGAACAGTTATGACCGGCAAACAAAGGTTTCCACCCTCCATTTGACCTTCTGGGAGAAGATGGGTGATGGCACGCTGGGTGAAAGGTATGAAGAGATACACGAGGAGCGTGCCTACACAGTTGAAGAGGTGAGGCGTGCGCTGAGAGCAGCGGGTTTTTCCGAGACGCACTTTTACCACCACGGCGGTTTTCTTCCGGTTGGGCCTTTAACGGTGCGGATGATGGTGGTGGCGCAAAAATGA